The following are encoded together in the Nocardia sp. XZ_19_385 genome:
- a CDS encoding non-ribosomal peptide synthetase — protein MALADGEPGLARTAPGAGRVVVAPDRGLALSATQLRWWVAQELYPEIPNTVAMYLEVRGPLRVDLLRESAARAAWELQSPHVRFRLADGYPRQFLDPDAFAPMGFEDLTGRPDPAGDALEWMSRDYGAPLNLRTDRLTCATAFRIEPDVHLLYLRSHHIVLDGLGAAVVLRRTVELYATAIGSAAEVANGSESRSPLTIAELLEEDHSYADSVRARTDREYWSEQLAGMAEPVRLAGRSAVRPRPPHRVAATVPDRTAERLTAWRQSSEHTFPELTIAAFACYLAAMTGTDEIVLSLPVAARPTAALRRSAGSVSNVVPLRLRALRDATVAEVVQQVRARVVGALRHQRYRYEDIQRDRGENHTARGSFGPVVNMLGAVERVQMAQLTVHVHLLALGPVEDLLVNGYQLGSEVTIDMQANSELYSATALAGHHQQFLAYFDRFLEDPQRPVRALDPSRAEATGVAVDTDRLLPDLLRAQLIGDQSPLNALDSVALQDGTRTWTYRELDEVSSQWARELIESGVGPGEFVLLAIPRSAESVIALWAVAKTGAAFVPIDPTDPARRSATVATDSGALLGMTVTTVRDNLPPEPSWLAMDDARTLARIQQRSGAPIRDRTRPLHPDHPAYLIYTSGTTGVPKGVVVTHRGLGPLTDYIVDHYGVDGDSRVLHAHAPSFDAHLLELLAAFAGGARLIVEPPSVVAGPTLAALLNESAITHFLTTPAVLATLTPEQVPGLRVAVVGGESCPADLVHRWAPALRLFNGYGPTETTVMATQSRALTTGEPVSIGPPLPGVRTLILDHRLRHAPPCGQGELYLSGPGLAQGYHGRPSATAERFVADPFGSGERVYRTGDLVRSAADDALEFLGRADDQLSVRGRRTEPAEVAAALTGLPGVAHAVVTAHEGPGGGRLIGYVVATQEHRLDHADLIRRLRELLPAALVPAQLVELDRLPVTAHGKIDRAALPTPAAVQRPYRAPESDLERLVADHFATATAAARAGLDDDFFELGGNSLLGVGLSAELAAATGLPVTVRWLYTAPTVRELAARLADHDGSTTTDDALGVVLTLRRNGFRPPLFCVHSAVPLAWCYAGLARQLTDRPVFGLQALTLTGEPRSGAGIDDLAAGYVEEILRVQPEGPYHLLGWSLGGQIAHAIAVRLRKRGARVATLALLDSVIFPDGMPPPPTPRMRDLLTHLLGDEPADGDALEDLTADQAAAELASAAASFGTGLTADQLTRLHRGYADGVRLSHSYRPGVFDGDLLYFSATHGQTEFLDAQMWRPYVTGALIEHPVDTTHAQMVNADVVAVIGPLLATHMEREDLR, from the coding sequence TTGGCGTTGGCCGATGGAGAGCCGGGGTTGGCACGAACCGCGCCGGGGGCCGGCCGGGTCGTCGTCGCTCCGGACCGTGGGCTTGCGCTGTCCGCGACGCAATTGCGCTGGTGGGTGGCTCAGGAGCTGTATCCGGAGATTCCGAATACCGTCGCCATGTATCTGGAGGTGCGCGGGCCGCTGCGGGTGGATCTGTTGCGGGAGTCCGCTGCGCGCGCTGCGTGGGAGTTGCAGTCCCCGCATGTGCGGTTCCGGCTCGCCGATGGTTATCCGCGGCAGTTTCTGGACCCTGACGCGTTCGCGCCGATGGGCTTCGAGGATCTGACCGGTCGGCCCGACCCGGCGGGTGACGCGCTGGAATGGATGTCACGCGACTACGGCGCGCCGCTGAATCTGCGCACCGATCGGCTGACCTGCGCCACTGCCTTCCGCATCGAGCCGGACGTACATCTGTTGTATCTACGCAGCCATCACATTGTGTTGGACGGGCTCGGTGCCGCCGTGGTGCTACGCCGCACGGTCGAGTTGTACGCCACCGCAATAGGTTCGGCGGCCGAAGTGGCAAATGGCAGCGAATCGCGGAGTCCGCTGACCATCGCCGAACTCCTGGAAGAGGATCACAGCTACGCCGATTCGGTGCGGGCGCGCACCGATCGCGAGTATTGGTCGGAGCAGTTGGCGGGCATGGCCGAACCGGTGCGCCTGGCTGGGCGGTCGGCGGTCCGCCCCCGCCCGCCGCATCGAGTAGCGGCCACGGTGCCGGACCGTACCGCGGAGCGGCTCACAGCGTGGCGTCAGAGCAGCGAACATACGTTCCCGGAGCTGACCATCGCGGCCTTCGCCTGCTATCTCGCCGCCATGACCGGCACGGACGAGATAGTGCTGTCACTGCCGGTGGCGGCACGGCCCACGGCGGCCTTGCGCCGGTCGGCGGGCTCGGTGTCCAATGTCGTGCCGTTGCGACTGCGCGCGCTTCGCGATGCCACGGTCGCGGAAGTGGTTCAGCAGGTGCGGGCCCGCGTGGTCGGCGCGCTACGCCATCAGCGGTACCGATACGAGGATATCCAACGTGATCGGGGTGAAAACCACACCGCGCGAGGCAGTTTCGGTCCGGTGGTGAATATGCTCGGAGCTGTCGAGCGAGTGCAGATGGCGCAACTCACCGTGCACGTGCACCTCCTGGCGCTGGGACCGGTGGAGGATCTACTGGTCAACGGTTACCAGCTCGGGTCCGAGGTCACCATTGACATGCAGGCCAACTCGGAGCTGTATTCCGCGACCGCGCTGGCCGGACATCACCAGCAGTTCCTGGCCTACTTCGACCGATTCCTCGAGGATCCGCAACGGCCGGTGCGGGCATTGGATCCGAGCCGCGCGGAGGCTACCGGAGTCGCGGTGGATACCGATCGACTGTTGCCGGATCTCCTGCGCGCCCAGCTGATCGGCGACCAAAGCCCCCTGAACGCGCTCGATTCGGTTGCCTTACAGGACGGCACTCGCACCTGGACCTACCGCGAGCTGGACGAAGTATCTTCGCAGTGGGCGCGCGAGTTGATCGAATCAGGCGTGGGCCCAGGCGAATTCGTACTGCTGGCAATTCCACGATCAGCCGAGTCGGTGATCGCGCTGTGGGCGGTGGCGAAAACCGGAGCCGCCTTCGTGCCGATCGACCCCACAGATCCGGCTCGCCGATCGGCGACGGTCGCCACGGATTCCGGTGCGCTGTTGGGAATGACCGTCACCACCGTCCGCGACAACCTGCCACCGGAACCGTCCTGGCTGGCGATGGACGACGCGCGCACCCTCGCGCGGATCCAGCAGCGGTCCGGTGCACCCATACGGGATCGGACCCGGCCACTACACCCGGATCATCCCGCCTATCTGATCTATACCTCGGGCACGACCGGCGTCCCGAAAGGTGTCGTCGTCACCCACCGCGGCCTCGGTCCGCTCACCGACTACATCGTCGATCACTATGGCGTAGATGGAGATTCCCGGGTACTGCATGCGCACGCCCCCTCCTTCGACGCGCATCTGCTCGAGTTGCTCGCCGCGTTCGCGGGCGGGGCTCGACTGATCGTCGAACCGCCATCGGTGGTGGCCGGACCAACGCTCGCCGCACTCCTGAACGAGTCCGCGATCACCCACTTCCTCACCACCCCTGCGGTATTGGCCACCCTTACCCCGGAGCAGGTGCCCGGACTCCGGGTCGCGGTGGTGGGCGGCGAATCCTGCCCCGCCGACCTGGTCCATCGCTGGGCACCGGCACTGCGGCTGTTCAACGGCTACGGCCCGACCGAAACCACTGTCATGGCAACACAATCCCGTGCATTGACAACGGGTGAACCCGTGTCGATCGGACCGCCGCTGCCCGGGGTGCGAACGCTGATCCTCGACCATCGGCTGCGCCATGCACCCCCGTGCGGACAAGGTGAGCTGTACCTGAGCGGCCCCGGCCTGGCACAGGGCTACCACGGCCGCCCGAGCGCCACGGCCGAGCGTTTCGTCGCCGACCCATTCGGTTCCGGCGAACGCGTCTATCGCACCGGCGATCTCGTGCGCTCGGCAGCAGATGACGCCCTGGAATTCCTGGGCCGGGCCGACGACCAACTGAGCGTCCGCGGCCGACGCACCGAGCCCGCGGAGGTAGCGGCCGCGCTGACGGGACTGCCCGGGGTAGCGCACGCCGTGGTGACCGCGCACGAGGGGCCGGGCGGCGGCCGTTTGATCGGATATGTCGTTGCCACCCAAGAGCATCGACTCGATCACGCCGATCTCATTCGGCGCCTGCGCGAGCTGTTGCCCGCAGCCCTGGTACCCGCGCAGCTGGTCGAGCTGGACCGGCTGCCGGTCACCGCGCACGGCAAAATCGATCGGGCCGCATTGCCCACGCCGGCGGCCGTTCAACGGCCTTATCGCGCCCCCGAGTCCGACCTGGAACGCCTGGTCGCCGACCACTTCGCAACGGCGACCGCCGCAGCGCGCGCCGGGCTCGACGACGACTTCTTCGAGCTCGGCGGCAATTCCCTGCTGGGCGTGGGACTTTCGGCCGAACTGGCCGCGGCGACCGGGCTGCCGGTGACAGTGCGCTGGCTCTACACCGCCCCGACCGTGCGGGAACTGGCCGCACGCCTGGCCGACCACGACGGCAGCACCACGACCGACGACGCCCTCGGCGTAGTGCTCACCTTGCGCCGCAACGGATTCCGTCCACCGCTGTTCTGCGTGCACTCAGCTGTCCCGCTGGCGTGGTGCTATGCGGGCTTGGCCCGTCAACTCACCGACCGACCTGTCTTCGGCCTGCAAGCGTTGACGCTGACGGGTGAACCGCGTTCCGGCGCCGGCATCGACGACCTCGCCGCCGGCTATGTCGAGGAGATACTGCGGGTGCAACCCGAAGGCCCATACCACCTGCTGGGCTGGTCCCTGGGTGGGCAGATCGCGCACGCCATCGCCGTGCGGCTGCGGAAACGCGGCGCGCGGGTCGCGACGCTGGCGTTGCTCGACAGCGTCATCTTCCCCGACGGCATGCCGCCCCCGCCGACGCCCCGCATGCGTGATCTGCTCACCCACCTACTCGGCGACGAACCCGCGGACGGCGACGCCCTCGAAGACCTCACCGCCGACCAGGCAGCAGCCGAATTAGCCAGCGCCGCAGCCTCCTTCGGCACCGGACTGACCGCCGACCAGTTGACTCGCCTGCATCGCGGTTACGCCGACGGCGTGCGCCTGTCGCACAGCTATCGCCCCGGCGTCTTCGACGGTGACCTGTTGTATTTCTCGGCCACCCACGGGCAGACCGAATTCCTCGACGCGCAGATGTGGCGGCCCTACGTCACCGGCGCGCTCATCGAGCATCCCGTCGACACCACCCATGCCCAGATGGTCAACGCCGACGTCGTCGCCGTCATCGGCCCACTGCTCGCCACGCACATGGAGCGGGAGGATCTCCGATGA
- a CDS encoding DUF6875 domain-containing protein, translating to MRTGPRSAVHWWNVYADTEQWERQGATATTLLRWMTDYLSRPHPELGRPGPVCPFVRQSAEKGLVWAGSAVGGDALTAQRIQDIFDDSFEVYRDLLRESPADARRLTLITVFPELTRYELIDAVHQERKTEVVREGLMLGQFYPGCTVPGLWNRDFHPLDAPVPMLVLRAMMSTDFPFLVARTEWLYAYLTQSAPDLPRKLRWAIAERMQVDGPEAGQITELRIHSADEHAR from the coding sequence ATGAGGACAGGGCCACGCTCCGCGGTGCACTGGTGGAATGTGTACGCGGACACCGAGCAGTGGGAGCGGCAAGGCGCGACCGCCACGACGCTGCTGCGGTGGATGACCGACTATCTATCCCGGCCGCATCCCGAGTTGGGGCGGCCGGGTCCGGTGTGCCCTTTCGTGCGGCAGAGCGCCGAGAAGGGACTGGTCTGGGCCGGTTCCGCCGTGGGCGGCGACGCATTGACAGCGCAGCGGATACAAGACATCTTCGACGACTCGTTCGAGGTGTACCGCGACCTGCTGCGGGAGAGCCCCGCGGACGCACGGCGTTTGACGCTGATCACGGTGTTTCCGGAGTTGACGCGCTACGAACTGATCGATGCCGTACACCAGGAACGCAAGACCGAGGTGGTCCGGGAGGGGTTGATGCTCGGTCAGTTCTATCCGGGCTGCACGGTTCCCGGGCTGTGGAATCGCGACTTCCATCCCCTGGACGCGCCGGTGCCGATGCTGGTGCTGCGCGCGATGATGAGCACCGACTTTCCGTTCCTGGTCGCCCGGACGGAGTGGCTGTACGCCTATCTCACCCAGTCGGCGCCGGACCTGCCTCGCAAGTTGCGTTGGGCTATTGCCGAGCGAATGCAGGTCGACGGCCCGGAGGCCGGTCAGATCACCGAGCTGCGCATACATTCGGCCGACGAACACGCCCGTTGA
- a CDS encoding alpha/beta hydrolase family protein, translating to MHRLPRCLVVLIAAFAALLPFPATADPGAGILEVRPLGGRQYEVVVYSAAMGRAIPIWVSHPGGPAPALYLLNAVDGGETGGPWTNRTDAAQFFADKPVNVIQPIGGRASYYTDWLSDDPTLGRNKWSTFLINELPPLLQGHFGMTGRNAVAGTSMSATSALNLAIEAPGHYQAVGSYSGCPRTSDPLASAYVYSQLGLFGANAGNMWGGVGNPAWAAHDPVHNADRLRGTTLYISAGNGAAGVHDTLSDPSIGGDAGRLADRMAVGGTMESLVLACTTALTDRLAALGIPATVIHRNGTHAWPYWQDDLHDSWPLFAAALGV from the coding sequence ATGCACCGGCTTCCGCGCTGCCTGGTAGTCCTGATCGCCGCATTCGCTGCGCTGTTGCCATTCCCGGCAACCGCCGACCCGGGCGCGGGGATTCTCGAGGTACGCCCCCTCGGTGGCCGGCAGTACGAGGTCGTCGTCTATTCGGCGGCCATGGGCAGGGCGATCCCGATCTGGGTTTCGCACCCGGGTGGGCCCGCGCCCGCGCTGTATCTCCTCAACGCGGTGGACGGCGGCGAAACGGGCGGTCCCTGGACCAATCGCACCGATGCCGCGCAGTTCTTCGCCGACAAACCGGTCAATGTGATCCAGCCGATCGGCGGGCGCGCCTCCTACTACACCGACTGGCTGTCCGACGATCCCACGCTCGGACGGAACAAGTGGTCCACCTTCCTGATCAACGAGCTGCCGCCGCTTTTGCAGGGGCACTTCGGCATGACCGGCCGCAATGCCGTCGCCGGAACATCGATGTCGGCGACTTCGGCACTGAATCTCGCCATCGAGGCGCCCGGCCACTATCAGGCGGTGGGCTCCTACAGCGGCTGCCCACGCACCAGCGACCCGCTGGCCAGCGCTTACGTGTATTCCCAATTGGGGCTGTTCGGCGCGAACGCCGGCAATATGTGGGGCGGGGTCGGCAACCCCGCCTGGGCGGCCCATGATCCCGTCCACAACGCCGACCGGCTGCGCGGCACGACCCTGTACATCTCGGCTGGCAATGGCGCCGCGGGGGTGCACGACACCCTCTCCGATCCCTCGATCGGCGGTGACGCGGGCCGGCTCGCGGATCGCATGGCGGTCGGCGGCACCATGGAATCGCTGGTGCTCGCCTGCACCACTGCCCTGACCGACCGGCTGGCCGCCCTCGGCATTCCGGCCACCGTCATCCACCGCAACGGCACCCACGCCTGGCCCTACTGGCAGGACGATCTGCACGACTCCTGGCCGCTGTTCGCGGCCGCGCTCGGGGTCTAA